The Myxococcales bacterium genome includes a region encoding these proteins:
- a CDS encoding XylR N-terminal domain-containing protein, protein MRAADLALVELLDFVPAEGRITLRDRRMLLWDADAFGNLRRELIENLGAEVARGILRRFGFANGYRDALSTKTLAEWPSDAEWWLTCPALQAHQGKARPQVKTLELDRAAGHFVLEVDWHGSYEADQHARIGATADLPACWTLAGYASGFSTAVMGEEVFVVEQQCRAQGHPALRRRRQDPPGLGRRRRRDRPRVPGPRPGARADRA, encoded by the coding sequence ATGCGCGCCGCCGATCTCGCCCTGGTTGAGCTCCTGGACTTCGTCCCGGCGGAGGGCCGGATCACCCTGCGCGATCGGCGGATGCTGCTGTGGGACGCCGACGCGTTCGGCAACCTGCGGCGCGAGCTGATCGAGAACCTCGGGGCCGAGGTCGCGCGCGGCATCCTGCGCCGGTTCGGCTTCGCCAACGGCTACCGCGACGCGCTGTCGACCAAGACCCTGGCCGAGTGGCCGAGCGACGCCGAGTGGTGGCTGACCTGCCCGGCGCTCCAGGCCCACCAGGGCAAGGCCCGGCCCCAGGTCAAGACGCTCGAGCTCGACCGCGCGGCCGGCCACTTCGTGCTCGAGGTCGACTGGCACGGCTCGTACGAGGCCGACCAGCACGCGCGCATCGGCGCGACCGCCGACCTGCCGGCGTGCTGGACCCTGGCCGGCTACGCGTCGGGCTTCTCGACCGCGGTGATGGGCGAGGAGGTCTTCGTCGTCGAGCAGCAGTGCCGGGCCCAGGGCCACCCCGCACTGCGTCGTCGTCGGCAAGACCCGCCGGGCCTGGGGCGACGCCGGCGCCGAGATCGCCCGCGAGTACCAGGCCCGCGACCTGGCGCACGAGCTGACCGAGCGTGA
- a CDS encoding serine/threonine protein kinase, with protein MSHICPECGRSWPSGGHCGDDGAVLATSKDTLLGLTIGRWRLARVLGEGGMGRVYLAVQPAIGSRVAIKVLSEACARDRELVDRFFAEARAVNLVRHEHIVGVLDLAWLDDGRPYIVMEFVDGETLGALVRRRPLPVAAVAALMAEVLSALAAAHAIGIVHRDLKPDNVLVTAAGHAKVLDFGIAKLAPQLQRGDSPRTATGALLGTPDYMAPEQVAGGAIDGRTDLYALGALIYECVTGQRPFAGANLFELLRAQVEVMPPPPDRLRPDLPPAVTAVIMRALAKRPDDRFPSAAAMAAALAAATAGLPGGAWPPPREPAAPAAPSSSSLAHGHTYPMAPPTAARRRRARIVGASAVVVAAVIALAVSQRGAGGRAPTSAAAPAGVTLVASAAPSTTAAPDFDPARFDAIAYLPRAHARAVQLAPDALLVGFDVDGVAASGLADLTLAPDFDATYQFRSPSRSARPHVPAGVPVELPCMVYVDVTPAGVEAYVVTREVCDEPLRPQPRCPLAAVWAQALADRVPADAVAQIDYLPDGWFVQVGDDVSESVRDDCP; from the coding sequence GTGAGCCACATCTGTCCGGAATGCGGACGGTCGTGGCCGAGCGGCGGGCACTGCGGCGACGACGGCGCGGTCCTGGCGACCAGCAAGGACACGTTGCTCGGCCTGACGATCGGCCGCTGGCGCCTGGCCCGCGTCCTCGGCGAGGGCGGCATGGGGCGGGTCTACCTCGCGGTCCAGCCGGCGATCGGCAGCCGGGTCGCGATCAAGGTGCTGTCGGAGGCGTGCGCGCGCGACCGCGAGCTGGTCGACCGGTTCTTCGCCGAGGCCCGCGCGGTCAACCTGGTGCGCCACGAGCACATCGTCGGCGTGCTCGACCTGGCCTGGCTCGACGACGGCCGCCCGTACATCGTCATGGAGTTCGTCGACGGCGAGACCCTGGGCGCGCTGGTGCGGCGCCGGCCGCTGCCGGTGGCGGCGGTGGCGGCGCTGATGGCCGAGGTGCTGTCGGCGCTGGCGGCCGCGCACGCGATCGGCATCGTCCACCGCGATCTCAAGCCCGACAACGTGCTGGTCACCGCGGCCGGCCACGCCAAGGTGCTCGACTTCGGCATCGCCAAGCTGGCGCCGCAGCTCCAGCGCGGCGACTCGCCCCGCACCGCGACCGGCGCGCTCTTGGGCACGCCCGACTACATGGCGCCCGAGCAGGTCGCCGGCGGCGCCATCGACGGGCGCACCGATCTGTACGCGCTGGGCGCGCTGATCTACGAGTGCGTGACCGGCCAGCGCCCGTTCGCGGGCGCCAACCTGTTCGAGCTGCTGCGCGCGCAGGTCGAGGTCATGCCGCCGCCGCCGGATCGCCTGCGCCCCGACCTGCCGCCGGCGGTGACCGCGGTGATCATGCGGGCCCTGGCCAAGCGCCCCGACGATCGGTTCCCGTCGGCCGCGGCCATGGCCGCCGCGCTCGCCGCCGCCACCGCCGGGCTGCCGGGCGGCGCGTGGCCGCCGCCGCGGGAGCCGGCCGCGCCCGCCGCGCCGTCGTCGTCGTCCTTGGCCCACGGCCACACCTACCCCATGGCGCCGCCGACCGCGGCCCGTCGCCGCCGCGCCCGGATCGTCGGCGCGAGCGCCGTCGTCGTCGCCGCGGTGATCGCGCTCGCGGTCAGCCAGCGCGGCGCCGGGGGCCGCGCGCCGACCTCGGCGGCGGCGCCGGCCGGGGTCACGCTGGTGGCGAGCGCCGCGCCGAGCACGACCGCGGCGCCCGACTTCGACCCGGCGCGCTTCGACGCGATCGCGTACCTGCCGCGGGCCCACGCGCGCGCGGTCCAGCTCGCGCCCGACGCGCTGCTGGTCGGCTTCGACGTCGACGGGGTCGCGGCGAGCGGCCTGGCCGATCTCACGCTGGCGCCCGACTTCGACGCCACCTACCAGTTCCGGTCGCCGTCGCGCTCGGCCCGCCCGCACGTGCCCGCGGGCGTGCCGGTCGAGCTCCCGTGCATGGTCTACGTCGACGTCACGCCCGCCGGCGTCGAGGCCTACGTCGTCACCCGCGAGGTCTGCGACGAGCCGCTGCGGCCGCAGCCGCGGTGCCCGCTCGCCGCGGTCTGGGCCCAGGCGCTGGCCGATCGGGTCCCGGCCGACGCCGTCGCGCAGATCGACTACCTGCCCGACGGCTGGTTCGTGCAGGTCGGCGACGACGTCAGCGAGAGCGTGCGCGACGACTGCCCGTGA
- a CDS encoding sigma 54-interacting transcriptional regulator yields MTASFTQPGDGTMLLDRAGREISYRRIKVEVISGVDQGKTFVAEGGEISIGTSDGSDLQLTDPAVSRHHCAVAVVARGYQLADLGSTNGTTVAGIGVERALVRPGAIVEIGQTRLRFDVGDDRVREPLAVEERWGRALGRSSAMRRIFAILPRLAGGDTSLLLEGETGTGKSLLAEVIHDASNRRTRPFVVVDCGAIPPTLIESELFGHEKGAFTGAAAARRGVFEAAEGGTVFLDEIGELPLEMQPKLLRALEDRVVRRVGGNDTVKLDVRVIAATNRDLRQEVNRGRFRTDLLYRLNTVRLRVPPLRERRDDVGVLAAHFWTQFANDPHAAPPAELLTDWLRRDWPGNVRELRSAVERAVLLDDPLIWAEISTTIEVPASAEVERAFEFDEAASFRVAKERAVGAWERGYVRELVRRHDGNLSRAARAARMDRNHLRELLRRHGVSASDD; encoded by the coding sequence ATGACAGCCTCGTTCACGCAGCCTGGCGACGGGACCATGCTGCTCGACCGCGCAGGTCGGGAGATATCCTACCGACGCATCAAGGTCGAGGTCATCAGCGGCGTCGACCAGGGCAAGACCTTCGTCGCCGAGGGCGGCGAGATCTCGATCGGCACCAGCGACGGCAGCGACCTCCAGCTCACCGACCCGGCGGTGTCGCGCCACCACTGCGCGGTCGCGGTCGTCGCGCGCGGCTACCAGCTCGCGGATCTGGGCTCGACCAACGGCACCACGGTCGCGGGCATCGGCGTCGAGCGGGCGCTGGTGCGGCCCGGCGCGATCGTCGAGATCGGCCAGACCCGGCTGCGGTTCGACGTCGGCGACGATCGCGTGCGCGAGCCGCTCGCGGTCGAGGAGCGCTGGGGCCGCGCGCTCGGACGCTCGAGCGCGATGCGCCGGATCTTCGCGATCCTGCCGCGCCTGGCCGGCGGCGACACGTCGCTCCTGCTCGAGGGCGAGACCGGCACCGGCAAGTCGCTCCTGGCCGAGGTCATCCACGACGCCTCGAACCGCCGCACGCGCCCGTTCGTCGTCGTCGACTGCGGCGCGATCCCGCCGACGTTGATCGAGAGCGAGCTGTTCGGTCACGAGAAGGGCGCGTTCACCGGCGCGGCCGCGGCCCGCCGCGGCGTGTTCGAGGCCGCCGAGGGCGGCACGGTCTTCCTCGACGAGATCGGCGAGCTGCCGCTCGAGATGCAGCCCAAGCTCTTGCGCGCGCTCGAGGACCGCGTGGTCCGGCGGGTCGGCGGCAACGACACGGTCAAGCTCGACGTGCGCGTCATCGCCGCGACCAACCGCGACCTGCGCCAGGAGGTCAACCGCGGGCGCTTCCGCACCGATCTGCTGTACCGGCTCAACACCGTGCGCCTGCGCGTACCGCCGCTGCGCGAGCGCCGCGACGACGTCGGGGTCCTGGCGGCGCACTTCTGGACCCAGTTCGCCAACGATCCCCACGCGGCGCCGCCGGCCGAGCTCTTGACCGACTGGCTGCGGCGGGACTGGCCCGGCAACGTGCGCGAGCTGCGCAGCGCGGTCGAGCGGGCGGTGCTGCTCGACGATCCGCTGATCTGGGCCGAGATCTCGACGACGATCGAGGTGCCGGCGTCGGCCGAGGTCGAGCGCGCGTTCGAGTTCGACGAGGCCGCGTCGTTCCGCGTCGCCAAGGAGCGGGCGGTCGGCGCCTGGGAGCGCGGCTACGTGCGCGAGCTGGTGCGCCGCCACGACGGCAACCTGTCGCGCGCGGCCCGCGCGGCCCGCATGGATCGCAACCACCTGCGCGAGCTGCTGCGGCGCCACGGCGTCTCGGCCAGCGACGATTGA
- a CDS encoding GreA/GreB family elongation factor, with amino-acid sequence MASRADLKRALLAAAEAALATARAAHAAAVEGATHAEARAENDKDTRGLEQSYLARGHAARVQEIEAALPALAALSVGRAPSQVALGAIVTVDDDGATVRYYLAPWGGGVTVGGDVAVVTPQSPIGRALLGRAAGDLVEIRRPGGVREVEVTRID; translated from the coding sequence ATGGCGAGCCGCGCTGACCTGAAGCGAGCGCTCCTGGCCGCGGCCGAGGCCGCCCTGGCGACCGCGCGCGCGGCCCACGCCGCCGCGGTCGAGGGCGCGACCCACGCCGAGGCCCGGGCCGAGAACGACAAGGACACGCGCGGCCTCGAGCAGTCGTACCTGGCCCGCGGCCACGCCGCCCGGGTCCAGGAGATCGAGGCGGCGTTGCCGGCGCTGGCGGCGCTGTCGGTCGGCCGCGCGCCGAGCCAGGTGGCGCTGGGCGCGATCGTGACGGTCGACGACGACGGCGCGACCGTGCGCTACTACCTGGCGCCGTGGGGCGGCGGGGTCACGGTCGGCGGCGACGTGGCGGTCGTGACGCCGCAGTCGCCGATCGGCCGGGCGCTGCTGGGCCGGGCCGCCGGCGACCTGGTCGAGATCCGGCGCCCCGGCGGCGTGCGCGAGGTCGAGGTCACGCGCATCGACTAG
- a CDS encoding serine/threonine protein kinase, with amino-acid sequence MHGADSTGLPLAALGDAAVLPSGTRLDGFRLEAMIAQGGFGQVYRATEVDSGRVVAVKVLHGELCGAPSAVARFLREAEVTVRVRHPHVVELVSWGTVADGRPYLVMEFLTGTDLGRVLAQHGRLSIERTLAIVAPICAALTAAHAQAVVHRDVKVGNVFLAQGPDGVERVVLIDFGIAKLAAPEAAELTTSRQLVGTPVTMAPEQIAGGAVDARTDVYGLGVMTFHLLTGRLPFEDESATIVQYLHAHARRPRASAFAPVPTELDDVLARAMAIDPAQRYPGADAFAAALRDAVATPSASADELEPRPAVAILVEVRADDDAMADPDDALLADLEGLLPLAERHLASAGFAMALHSGNLLLAGHAIDGDDATARAAAIDVARVLAAELEVRPARDARVGFVVVVHAGVALCAGTAVRAGELTDVAYWTPDPSVRGLVATRAALDGLPVLSAAVSDSRVWQVR; translated from the coding sequence GTGCACGGCGCCGACTCCACCGGCTTGCCCCTGGCGGCGCTCGGCGACGCGGCGGTGCTGCCGTCGGGCACGCGCCTCGACGGGTTCCGCCTCGAGGCGATGATCGCGCAGGGCGGGTTCGGGCAGGTCTACCGCGCGACCGAGGTCGACAGCGGCCGCGTGGTCGCGGTCAAGGTGCTGCACGGCGAGCTGTGCGGCGCGCCCAGCGCGGTCGCCCGGTTCCTGCGCGAGGCCGAGGTGACGGTCCGGGTCCGGCACCCGCACGTCGTCGAGCTGGTGTCGTGGGGCACCGTCGCCGACGGCCGGCCGTACCTCGTGATGGAGTTCCTGACCGGCACCGATCTCGGGCGCGTGCTGGCGCAGCACGGGCGGCTGTCGATCGAGCGCACGCTCGCGATCGTCGCGCCGATCTGCGCGGCGCTGACCGCGGCCCACGCCCAGGCGGTCGTCCACCGCGACGTCAAGGTCGGCAACGTGTTCTTGGCCCAGGGGCCCGACGGCGTCGAGCGCGTCGTGCTGATCGATTTCGGCATCGCCAAGCTGGCCGCGCCCGAGGCCGCGGAGCTCACGACCTCGCGCCAGCTGGTCGGCACGCCGGTGACGATGGCGCCCGAGCAGATCGCCGGCGGCGCGGTCGACGCGCGCACCGACGTCTACGGCCTCGGCGTGATGACGTTCCACCTGCTGACCGGCCGGCTGCCGTTCGAGGACGAGTCGGCGACGATCGTCCAGTACCTGCACGCCCACGCGCGCCGGCCGCGGGCCTCGGCGTTCGCGCCGGTGCCGACCGAGCTCGACGACGTGCTCGCGCGCGCGATGGCGATCGATCCGGCGCAGCGCTACCCCGGCGCCGACGCGTTCGCCGCCGCGCTGCGGGACGCCGTCGCGACGCCCAGCGCCAGCGCCGACGAGCTCGAGCCGCGTCCGGCGGTGGCGATCCTGGTCGAGGTCCGCGCCGACGACGACGCCATGGCCGATCCCGACGACGCGCTGCTCGCCGACCTCGAGGGCCTGCTGCCCCTGGCCGAGCGCCACCTCGCCAGCGCCGGCTTCGCGATGGCCTTGCACAGCGGCAACTTGCTGCTCGCGGGCCACGCGATCGACGGCGACGACGCGACCGCGCGCGCCGCCGCGATCGACGTCGCGCGGGTGCTCGCGGCCGAGCTCGAGGTCCGGCCGGCGCGCGATGCGCGGGTCGGGTTCGTGGTCGTGGTCCACGCCGGCGTCGCGCTGTGCGCCGGGACCGCGGTCCGGGCCGGCGAGCTCACCGACGTCGCCTACTGGACGCCCGATCCCAGCGTGCGCGGCCTCGTCGCGACCCGGGCGGCCCTCGACGGTCTGCCGGTGCTCAGCGCCGCGGTCAGCGACTCGCGTGTCTGGCAGGTCCGCTGA
- a CDS encoding sigma 54-dependent Fis family transcriptional regulator, with amino-acid sequence MATTFALRVVSGPDLGGDAVAVTEPLAIGTAATNGLVLTDALVSRYHCELTATPAGLYLRDLGSTNGTLVDGVRIEAAYVRPGSRIAIGGTQLAVEAGADEIVEALPTADRFGRALGTSPAMRRVFSVMERVARTDSTILLEGETGTGKTLMAKMMHERSERAAGPFVVIDCSSIPPTLIESELFGHEKGSFTGAHAARAGAFEAAAGGTLFLDEIGELPLDMQPKLLRALEERVIKRVGSNEQVRLDLRLVAATNRDLRQEVNRSSFRADLYYRLNTVRVKVPALRERPEDIPLLIASFYQLYAGPGAAPSAALLTELMRRPWPGNVRELRSAVERAVLLGEVSDDDDPTVDDGGGPDLSVSFRDAKDEAVARFERRYVRDLLGAHKGNLSRAARAVRMDRNHLRDLAKRHDIPIRV; translated from the coding sequence ATGGCGACCACCTTCGCGCTCCGGGTCGTCAGCGGCCCCGACCTCGGCGGCGACGCCGTCGCGGTGACCGAGCCGCTGGCGATCGGGACCGCGGCGACCAACGGCCTGGTCCTGACCGACGCGCTGGTGTCGCGCTACCACTGCGAGCTGACCGCGACGCCGGCCGGCCTCTACCTGCGCGACCTCGGCTCGACCAACGGCACGCTGGTCGACGGCGTCCGGATCGAGGCGGCGTACGTGCGCCCCGGCTCGCGCATCGCGATCGGCGGCACCCAGCTCGCGGTCGAGGCCGGCGCCGACGAGATCGTCGAGGCCCTGCCGACCGCCGATCGGTTCGGCCGCGCGCTCGGGACCTCGCCAGCGATGCGCCGGGTGTTCTCGGTGATGGAGCGGGTCGCGCGGACCGACTCGACGATCCTGCTCGAGGGCGAGACCGGCACCGGCAAGACCCTGATGGCCAAGATGATGCACGAGCGCTCGGAGCGCGCGGCCGGGCCGTTCGTCGTGATCGACTGCAGCTCGATCCCGCCGACCTTGATCGAGAGCGAGCTGTTCGGACACGAGAAGGGCTCGTTCACCGGGGCCCACGCGGCCCGCGCCGGCGCGTTCGAGGCGGCCGCGGGCGGGACGCTGTTCCTCGACGAGATCGGCGAGCTGCCGCTCGACATGCAGCCCAAGCTGCTGCGCGCGCTCGAGGAGCGCGTGATCAAGCGGGTCGGCTCGAACGAGCAGGTCCGGCTCGATCTGCGCCTGGTCGCGGCCACCAACCGCGACCTGCGCCAGGAGGTCAACCGGTCGAGCTTCCGCGCCGACCTGTACTACCGGCTCAACACCGTGCGCGTGAAGGTGCCGGCCCTGCGCGAGCGGCCCGAGGACATCCCGCTGCTGATCGCGAGCTTCTACCAGCTCTACGCCGGGCCGGGCGCGGCGCCGTCGGCGGCGCTCCTGACCGAGCTGATGCGCCGGCCGTGGCCCGGCAACGTGCGCGAGCTGCGCAGCGCGGTCGAGCGCGCCGTGCTCCTCGGCGAGGTCAGCGACGACGACGATCCGACGGTCGACGACGGCGGCGGGCCCGATCTGTCGGTGTCGTTCCGCGACGCCAAGGACGAGGCGGTCGCGCGCTTCGAGCGTCGGTACGTGCGCGACCTGCTCGGCGCGCACAAGGGCAACCTGTCGCGGGCGGCCCGGGCGGTGCGCATGGACCGCAACCACCTGCGCGATCTGGCCAAGCGCCACGACATCCCGATCCGGGTGTGA
- a CDS encoding protein kinase, giving the protein MRCPRCFRKLARDMACPADGAQPTREEHEDDAPPAPPVVPGWRVAELIASGGQAAVWRGRRDDGAEAAIKVAHAGGPEVVASFAREAAAMRTIGPPAVPTVFADGALPDGRPYLAMELVAGTTLGAHLARAAGPLAIDEALAWLRGVAGALTLAHAAGVVHGDLKPDNIVRAADGAVRLLDLGMARRLVDDGAPATAGGTTLYMAPEQVRGEPLSAATDLYGLGAVGFEAVTTRPPFVGDRTAVELGHLSFRAPRASTVRPVPPQLDELLAACLAKAPAQRPASAAAVVTALAAIDGAELVTGVAPVAVANRSSVALVAVERAPTAHNLDALVRARGGQVARQTPGRAILAFVPDDCPAPVAAALATAATLAELGARTAVHVTQLVVRRGKDGRAMLFGPPLDQPGAWLPTSTASGVLLTAAAARELDGGQVETIDGGQRLRPRPEVDAAPAPATTGPMLGADARVASALASAAAALTDGPPATWLALGAAGAGKSRLVDELAARVAAAHPEAAVVRLAGARTFGAGAAAAVRALRAQLDAIAPGPDPSAALPLTAEVRAAIDAALTVGPLAIVVDDAHWIDDALMTALGVAARTATGPLWLAATATEALAAARPTWLDGARVSVERLAPLDDADARVLLRRALAPARRVPEALVARLAARCGGSPGVLTALARELRRAGVIRRHPGSEVWFVAADELDFLPPAPGVQWFVTRQLAGLGPGLAELARAIALLGAEFEHDVVEAVTQVPAAGVRIDPGVGLDQLARAGVVVAHGASWRFHSEAEQDAIADTAPAPVARAVHAAALAHVRARGDDAATWARMAFHAARAGDAATAVRAAERLAADAQARHAPLEAERWLTLALDQLGDDPPPAARLRLLGARGHTRRLLTHYEAAQTDLRAARELALALGDPAAAIDLQVADGAVCDFTERLGESARLIEDAAAAAPAGLPAAVRARLDNWLGVVRARQERLDDARALLTAAIDAADRLGDHATAIGSRLMLGGVLRRLGQLDEGLAVLDRAIAQCDLAGDHFHLAIGLFNRVNVWRQLDRPAAATADAERAIAIANRMGLDQVELWGWYDLSLLRFWAGDLAGALAASEAAHRIGSERFREAPPVVASVWYALLLATAGELPAARRELDSLRVDDLGDNPFLTLTRDLALLVCADELEVGWDAVIEQARRDTADPEDAVFVWWTRARTARRLGAAAAARAYAEAAAAAAAALGRACPPVAWPGEEP; this is encoded by the coding sequence GTGAGGTGCCCGCGCTGCTTCCGCAAGCTGGCCCGGGACATGGCGTGCCCGGCCGACGGCGCGCAGCCGACCCGCGAGGAGCACGAGGACGACGCCCCGCCAGCGCCGCCGGTGGTGCCCGGCTGGCGCGTCGCCGAGCTGATCGCCAGCGGCGGCCAGGCGGCGGTGTGGCGGGGCCGCCGCGACGACGGCGCGGAGGCCGCGATCAAGGTCGCGCACGCCGGCGGCCCCGAGGTCGTGGCCAGCTTCGCGCGCGAGGCCGCGGCGATGCGGACGATCGGCCCGCCGGCGGTGCCGACGGTGTTCGCCGACGGCGCCCTGCCCGATGGGCGCCCGTACCTGGCGATGGAGCTGGTCGCCGGCACGACCCTGGGCGCCCACCTGGCGCGCGCCGCGGGGCCGCTCGCGATCGACGAGGCCCTGGCGTGGCTGCGCGGCGTCGCGGGCGCGCTCACCCTCGCGCACGCCGCCGGCGTCGTCCATGGCGATCTCAAGCCCGACAACATCGTCCGGGCCGCCGACGGCGCGGTCCGCCTGCTCGATCTCGGCATGGCCCGACGCCTCGTCGACGACGGCGCGCCCGCGACCGCCGGGGGCACGACGCTGTACATGGCGCCCGAGCAGGTCCGCGGCGAGCCGCTGTCGGCGGCGACCGATCTGTACGGGCTGGGCGCGGTCGGGTTCGAGGCGGTGACCACGCGGCCGCCGTTCGTCGGCGATCGCACCGCGGTCGAGCTCGGGCACCTGAGCTTCCGCGCGCCGCGCGCGTCGACGGTGCGGCCGGTGCCGCCCCAGCTCGACGAGCTGCTGGCCGCGTGCCTGGCCAAGGCGCCGGCCCAGCGCCCCGCGTCGGCGGCGGCGGTGGTGACGGCGCTGGCCGCGATCGACGGCGCCGAGCTCGTCACCGGCGTCGCGCCGGTCGCGGTCGCCAACCGCTCGAGCGTGGCGCTGGTCGCGGTCGAGCGCGCGCCGACCGCCCACAACCTCGACGCGCTGGTGCGCGCGCGCGGCGGTCAGGTCGCACGTCAGACCCCGGGCCGCGCGATCCTGGCGTTCGTGCCGGACGACTGCCCGGCGCCGGTGGCGGCGGCGTTGGCGACCGCGGCCACCCTGGCCGAGCTGGGCGCGCGCACCGCGGTGCACGTGACCCAGCTCGTGGTCCGCCGCGGCAAGGACGGGCGCGCGATGCTGTTCGGCCCGCCGCTCGACCAGCCCGGTGCGTGGCTGCCGACCTCGACCGCGAGCGGCGTGCTGCTGACCGCCGCGGCGGCGCGGGAGCTCGACGGCGGCCAGGTCGAGACGATCGACGGCGGCCAGCGCCTGCGCCCGCGGCCCGAGGTCGACGCCGCGCCCGCGCCCGCGACGACCGGGCCGATGCTCGGGGCCGACGCGCGGGTGGCGTCGGCGCTCGCCAGCGCGGCCGCGGCGTTGACCGACGGGCCGCCGGCGACCTGGCTCGCGCTCGGCGCGGCCGGCGCCGGCAAGAGCCGGCTGGTCGACGAGCTCGCGGCGCGCGTGGCGGCCGCCCACCCCGAGGCCGCGGTGGTCCGGCTGGCCGGCGCGCGCACGTTCGGCGCGGGCGCCGCGGCCGCGGTGCGCGCGCTGCGGGCCCAGCTCGACGCGATCGCGCCCGGGCCCGACCCCAGCGCGGCGCTGCCGCTGACCGCCGAGGTCCGGGCGGCGATCGACGCGGCCCTGACCGTGGGCCCGCTGGCGATCGTCGTCGACGACGCCCACTGGATCGACGACGCGCTGATGACCGCGCTCGGCGTCGCGGCCCGCACCGCGACCGGACCGCTGTGGCTGGCGGCGACCGCGACCGAGGCGCTGGCCGCGGCGCGGCCGACCTGGCTCGACGGCGCCCGGGTCAGCGTCGAGCGCCTGGCGCCGCTCGACGACGCCGACGCGCGGGTGCTGCTGCGGCGCGCGCTCGCGCCCGCGCGGCGCGTGCCCGAGGCCCTGGTGGCGCGGCTGGCGGCGCGGTGCGGCGGCAGCCCCGGCGTGCTGACCGCGCTCGCGCGCGAGCTGCGGCGGGCCGGCGTGATCCGGCGCCATCCCGGCAGCGAGGTGTGGTTCGTCGCCGCCGACGAGCTCGACTTCCTGCCGCCGGCGCCGGGCGTGCAGTGGTTCGTGACCCGCCAGCTCGCCGGCCTCGGCCCCGGGCTGGCCGAGCTGGCGCGCGCGATCGCGCTGCTCGGCGCCGAGTTCGAGCACGACGTGGTCGAGGCCGTCACCCAGGTGCCTGCGGCCGGGGTCCGCATCGATCCCGGCGTCGGGCTCGACCAGCTCGCGCGCGCCGGCGTCGTGGTGGCGCACGGCGCGAGCTGGCGGTTCCACAGCGAGGCCGAGCAGGACGCGATCGCCGACACCGCGCCGGCGCCGGTCGCGCGCGCGGTCCACGCCGCGGCGCTGGCCCACGTACGCGCGCGCGGCGACGACGCGGCGACCTGGGCCCGCATGGCGTTCCACGCGGCCCGCGCCGGCGACGCCGCGACCGCGGTGCGCGCGGCCGAGCGGCTCGCCGCCGACGCCCAGGCCCGGCACGCGCCGCTCGAGGCCGAGCGCTGGCTGACGCTCGCGCTCGATCAGCTGGGCGACGATCCACCACCGGCCGCGCGCCTGCGCCTGCTGGGCGCGCGCGGCCACACCCGCCGGCTGCTGACCCACTACGAGGCGGCCCAGACCGATCTGCGCGCGGCGCGCGAGCTGGCGCTGGCGCTCGGCGACCCGGCCGCGGCGATCGATCTCCAGGTCGCCGACGGCGCGGTGTGCGACTTCACCGAGCGCCTGGGCGAGTCGGCGCGCCTGATCGAGGACGCCGCCGCCGCCGCGCCGGCGGGGCTGCCGGCCGCGGTCCGGGCCCGGCTCGACAACTGGCTGGGCGTGGTCCGGGCCCGGCAGGAGCGCCTCGACGACGCCCGCGCGCTGCTCACGGCGGCGATCGACGCCGCCGACCGGCTCGGCGATCACGCGACCGCGATCGGCTCGCGGCTGATGCTCGGCGGCGTGCTGCGCCGGCTCGGCCAGCTCGACGAGGGCCTGGCCGTGCTCGACCGCGCGATCGCGCAGTGCGACCTGGCCGGCGATCACTTCCACCTGGCGATCGGGTTGTTCAACCGGGTCAACGTCTGGCGCCAGCTCGACCGCCCGGCCGCGGCCACCGCCGACGCCGAGCGCGCGATCGCGATCGCGAACCGGATGGGGCTCGATCAGGTCGAGCTGTGGGGCTGGTACGATCTATCGCTGTTGCGCTTCTGGGCCGGCGACCTGGCCGGCGCGCTCGCCGCCAGCGAGGCCGCCCACCGGATCGGCAGCGAGCGCTTCCGCGAGGCGCCGCCGGTGGTGGCGTCGGTGTGGTACGCGCTCCTGCTCGCCACCGCCGGCGAGCTGCCCGCGGCCCGGCGCGAGCTCGACAGCCTGCGCGTCGACGATCTCGGCGACAACCCGTTCCTGACGCTGACCCGCGATCTCGCGCTCCTGGTGTGCGCCGACGAGCTCGAGGTCGGCTGGGACGCGGTGATCGAGCAGGCGCGGCGCGACACCGCCGATCCCGAGGACGCGGTGTTCGTGTGGTGGACCCGGGCCCGCACCGCGCGCCGCCTGGGCGCCGCGGCCGCGGCCCGCGCCTACGCCGAGGCCGCCGCCGCCGCCGCCGCCGCGCTGGGCCGGGCGTGCCCGCCGGTGGCGTGGCCGGGCGAGGAGCCGTGA